Part of the Woronichinia naegeliana WA131 genome, GAGCAAGGAGAGTTAGTGATTATGCCACCGACGGGAGGAGAAACAGGACGGCAAAATAGTCAGTTAAATTTTCAGTTACAACTTTGGAATCAACAATATCAATTAGGCGAAGTTTTTGATTCTTCGACAGGGTTCATTTTACCCAATGGTGCAACTAGATCGCCTGATGTTGCTTGGGTTAAAAAATCTCGATGGGCAGCCCTAACATTAGAACAACAAGAAAAGTTTTTACCGCTTTGTCCTGATTTTGTGATTGAGTTAGTTTCTCCCAGGGATGCTCTCGAAAAAGTTCGTTATAAAATGAGAGAGTATCAAGTCAATGGTTGTCGTTTGGGTTGGTTAATCAATCGTCAGAACAGACAAATTGAGATTTATCGTCCTAATTTTGATGCGGAAGTTTTAGATTTACCAGTAACGATTTCGGGTGAAAATATTTTGGAAA contains:
- a CDS encoding Uma2 family endonuclease, whose amino-acid sequence is MKALTLVLEPLYTLNNQTFQELCAVNPDLKLERTEQGELVIMPPTGGETGRQNSQLNFQLQLWNQQYQLGEVFDSSTGFILPNGATRSPDVAWVKKSRWAALTLEQQEKFLPLCPDFVIELVSPRDALEKVRYKMREYQVNGCRLGWLINRQNRQIEIYRPNFDAEVLDLPVTISGENILENFTIELL